A portion of the Mycobacterium paraseoulense genome contains these proteins:
- a CDS encoding SDR family oxidoreductase: protein MNRVSVITGGAGGMGLATAKIIGRDHAVVLCDIRRDRLADAVAVLDELGITPTAVDCDVTDRRAVAELLDTANNLGTLASVIHTAGVSPSMGPADFIMRTNALGTLNVDEAFYAVAGEGAAIVNVASMAAHILPAEMVPVDQFSLALRDADAFLDAMAMTYDIVPEEARPGIAYAVSKSFVKWYSQSQAERFNARGLRIVSVSPGSVDTEMGRLEEQAGAGAMVTNAAVPRWGKPEEMAELFAFCASDKAGYLTGTDILNDGGVIASMAERARVAAAG, encoded by the coding sequence ATGAATCGGGTGTCGGTCATCACAGGCGGCGCGGGCGGCATGGGCCTGGCCACGGCCAAGATCATCGGACGCGACCACGCCGTCGTCCTCTGCGACATCAGGCGGGACCGCCTGGCCGACGCGGTAGCGGTCCTCGACGAGCTCGGGATCACCCCCACGGCCGTCGACTGCGACGTCACCGACCGGCGGGCGGTCGCTGAACTGCTCGACACCGCAAACAATCTCGGGACGCTCGCCTCGGTCATCCACACCGCGGGCGTGAGCCCCAGCATGGGCCCCGCCGACTTCATCATGCGGACCAACGCGCTCGGCACGCTCAACGTCGACGAGGCGTTCTACGCGGTGGCCGGCGAGGGCGCGGCGATCGTCAACGTGGCATCGATGGCGGCCCACATTTTGCCCGCGGAAATGGTTCCGGTGGACCAGTTTTCGCTGGCGCTGCGGGACGCGGACGCGTTCCTGGACGCCATGGCGATGACCTATGACATCGTGCCCGAGGAGGCGCGGCCCGGCATTGCCTACGCCGTCAGCAAGAGCTTCGTCAAGTGGTACAGCCAGTCACAGGCGGAGCGCTTCAACGCGCGGGGTTTGCGCATCGTCTCGGTGTCGCCGGGCTCCGTCGACACCGAGATGGGCCGGCTCGAGGAGCAGGCGGGCGCGGGCGCGATGGTCACCAACGCCGCCGTCCCGCGCTGGGGCAAGCCCGAGGAGATGGCCGAGCTGTTCGCCTTCTGCGCCAGCGACAAGGCGGGCTATCTCACCGGCACCGACATCCTCAACGACGGTGGCGTGATCGCCTCGATGGCCGAGCGTGCCAGGGTGGCCGCCGCCGGTTGA
- a CDS encoding DUF2252 domain-containing protein, whose protein sequence is MPQRVLRERLIDLEVPDQDEARGRALRKAVPRRTLAQLTPSARSATEILVAQNAGRLPELVPLRFARMLADPFSFYRGSAAVMAADLGASPSSGIEVMCCGDAHVSNFGMYAAPHRSIVFDLNDFDEAAVAPAEWDVKRLITSAIVGGRHAGYPAKAIRRCVGQALVGYQTSLRAMLAMDVLDRYYLRVEPERHAATVSKGLLGVIQKTTSRARSRTSARLFRQLTEIGADGTPRLREAPPVLQHLDEDAEAVLVESIQEYLATVPADIALLLSHFRVTDVALRVVGVGSVGTRCFLVILVGPNGTPLILQIKEAVRSVLDEYGGWPQPAMLGAAVEAKGQGMRVVDGQRILQAMSDVFLGPTRKDGRDYYVRQFHDMKGTIDTEGMAPATFSDYVAACAVLLARAHSQSANASLLRGYVGTSNIVQDAVAEWCYAYADKSLDDFHQLRAAAAAGHIEVAADPAR, encoded by the coding sequence ATGCCGCAACGGGTGCTGCGTGAACGCCTGATCGATCTCGAGGTTCCGGACCAGGATGAGGCGCGCGGCCGCGCGCTGCGCAAGGCCGTGCCGCGGCGCACGCTCGCGCAGCTGACCCCGTCCGCGAGGTCGGCCACCGAAATACTGGTGGCTCAAAACGCCGGGCGGCTACCCGAACTCGTGCCGCTGCGGTTTGCCCGCATGCTCGCCGACCCGTTCTCCTTCTACCGCGGGTCGGCGGCCGTGATGGCCGCGGACCTGGGTGCCAGCCCCTCAAGCGGGATCGAAGTGATGTGTTGCGGCGACGCTCACGTGTCCAACTTCGGCATGTACGCGGCGCCGCATCGCTCAATCGTGTTCGACCTGAACGACTTCGACGAGGCCGCCGTCGCCCCGGCGGAATGGGACGTCAAGCGCCTGATCACCAGCGCGATCGTCGGCGGCCGGCATGCGGGGTACCCCGCCAAGGCCATCCGCCGCTGCGTCGGGCAGGCGCTGGTCGGCTACCAGACCAGCCTGCGGGCCATGCTCGCGATGGACGTCCTGGACCGCTACTACCTGCGCGTGGAACCGGAGCGGCACGCCGCGACGGTATCCAAGGGCCTGCTCGGCGTGATTCAGAAGACGACGTCCCGGGCGCGCAGCCGGACGTCGGCGCGGCTCTTCAGGCAGCTCACCGAGATCGGCGCCGACGGGACACCGCGGCTGCGGGAGGCGCCGCCGGTTCTGCAGCACCTCGACGAGGACGCCGAAGCGGTTCTGGTGGAGTCGATTCAGGAATACCTGGCCACCGTTCCCGCCGACATCGCGCTTCTGCTGTCACACTTCCGCGTGACCGATGTGGCGTTGCGCGTGGTCGGCGTAGGCAGCGTGGGCACCCGGTGCTTCCTGGTCATCCTGGTGGGTCCCAACGGCACCCCGCTCATCCTGCAGATCAAGGAGGCGGTCCGGTCGGTGCTCGACGAATACGGCGGCTGGCCGCAGCCGGCCATGCTGGGGGCGGCCGTCGAGGCCAAGGGGCAGGGCATGCGCGTGGTGGACGGCCAGCGCATTCTGCAGGCGATGTCGGATGTGTTTCTCGGGCCGACCCGCAAGGACGGCCGCGACTACTACGTCCGGCAGTTCCACGACATGAAGGGCACGATCGACACCGAGGGCATGGCGCCCGCCACGTTCAGCGACTACGTCGCCGCCTGCGCGGTGCTGTTGGCGCGGGCGCACTCCCAAAGCGCGAATGCGTCGTTGCTGCGCGGGTACGTCGGCACCAGCAACATCGTGCAGGACGCCGTGGCCGAGTGGTGCTACGCCTACGCCGACAAGTCGCTCGACGATTTCCACCAGCTGAGGGCCGCGGCCGCGGCCGGCCACATCGAGGTCGCCGCCGACCCCGCCCGGTAG
- a CDS encoding flavin-containing monooxygenase codes for MTSRQARWRYGLGRLRAATRRRRPPTVAIIGAGFGGLGAAVALRRAGIDDLVIVEADDGVGGTWRRNTYPGAACDIQSHLYSFSFAPNKSWSRTYARQPEILAYLESVADDFDLRRHLMLGTRVRSVRWNGAAWDCQLDRAGRADTLSVDVVVCAVGLFGAPRLPDIAGLSDFGGTLMHTAQWDHRVELAGKRVAVIGTGASGVQAVPELAKIAERVTVFQRTPPWMVPKDDRPYSAAELARFRRNPLAALRTRWQIWKFQHDNTATFADDPVIDARTQFATSFLERTVADDALRRALTPDYPFRCKRVLLGDDFYRALQRDNVELITDPIERIGESSVLTSAGRAVDVDVIVLATGFETSRYLSGIDVVGAGGRRLHDRWGDDPSAYLGVAVSGFPNFFMLYGPNTNQGGNSIVYILEAGARLVASAVSRVARQGGYLDVRPDAERRYNAQLSADLERTIWTRCDSYFRSPTGRIVTQWPYTELEYARRTWRLRPRDWRLAQVEVDNPADQVAGGQVGVGVVDVVEPVAFGDHLVEE; via the coding sequence GTGACCAGCCGGCAGGCCCGTTGGCGCTACGGCCTCGGACGGCTGCGGGCCGCGACCCGCCGCCGGCGCCCGCCCACGGTGGCGATCATCGGCGCGGGCTTCGGTGGCCTGGGCGCCGCTGTCGCGCTGCGCCGGGCCGGCATCGACGACCTGGTGATCGTCGAGGCCGACGACGGGGTCGGCGGCACCTGGCGGCGTAACACCTATCCCGGCGCCGCGTGCGACATCCAGAGTCATCTCTACTCGTTCTCGTTCGCGCCCAACAAATCCTGGAGCCGCACCTACGCGCGGCAGCCCGAGATCTTGGCCTACCTCGAATCGGTCGCCGATGACTTCGACCTGCGCCGGCATCTCATGCTGGGCACCCGGGTCCGCTCGGTCCGCTGGAACGGCGCGGCCTGGGACTGCCAGCTGGACCGGGCCGGGCGCGCGGACACCCTGAGCGTCGACGTCGTCGTCTGCGCCGTCGGATTGTTCGGTGCCCCAAGGCTTCCCGACATCGCGGGTCTGAGCGACTTCGGCGGCACGCTCATGCACACCGCACAATGGGATCACCGGGTCGAACTGGCGGGCAAGCGGGTGGCGGTGATCGGCACCGGCGCGAGCGGGGTGCAGGCGGTTCCCGAACTGGCCAAAATCGCCGAACGGGTCACCGTCTTTCAGCGCACACCGCCGTGGATGGTGCCCAAGGACGACCGCCCCTACAGCGCAGCCGAATTGGCGCGGTTCCGGCGCAACCCGCTGGCCGCGCTCCGCACCCGCTGGCAGATCTGGAAGTTCCAGCACGACAACACGGCGACCTTCGCCGACGACCCCGTCATCGACGCCCGCACGCAGTTCGCGACGTCTTTCCTGGAGCGCACCGTAGCCGACGACGCGCTGCGGCGGGCGTTGACGCCCGACTACCCGTTCCGCTGCAAGCGGGTGTTGCTGGGTGACGATTTCTACCGGGCGCTGCAGCGGGACAACGTCGAGCTCATCACCGACCCCATCGAGCGGATCGGCGAATCGTCGGTGCTCACCTCGGCGGGACGCGCGGTCGACGTCGATGTGATCGTGCTGGCCACCGGGTTCGAGACGTCGCGCTACCTCTCGGGCATCGACGTCGTCGGGGCCGGGGGACGCAGGCTGCATGACCGGTGGGGTGACGATCCGAGCGCGTACCTGGGTGTCGCGGTCAGCGGCTTCCCGAATTTCTTCATGCTCTACGGTCCCAACACCAACCAGGGTGGCAATTCGATCGTCTACATCCTCGAGGCCGGTGCGCGACTTGTCGCCAGCGCAGTCAGCCGGGTGGCGCGCCAGGGCGGTTACCTCGACGTCCGCCCCGATGCCGAAAGGCGCTACAACGCCCAGCTTTCCGCAGATCTGGAGCGCACCATCTGGACCCGGTGCGACAGCTACTTCCGGTCGCCCACCGGCCGTATCGTCACCCAGTGGCCGTACACCGAGCTGGAGTACGCCCGCCGCACCTGGCGGCTGCGGCCGCGCGACTGGCGCCTAGCGCAGGTCGAAGTCGACAACCCCGCGGATCAGGTGGCCGGCGGCCAGGTCGGCGTAGGCGTCGTTGATGTCGTCGAGCCGGTAGCGTTTGGTGATCATCTCGTCGAGGAGTAG